From Pseudomonas vanderleydeniana, the proteins below share one genomic window:
- a CDS encoding shikimate dehydrogenase produces MSQATSITVLAGLIGAGIQASRTPAMHEREGDAQGLRYLYRLIDLDVLQLDVNALPELLQSAERMAFTGLNITFPCKQAIIPLLDELSPEARGIGAVNTVVLKDGKRVGHNTDCLGFAEGFRRGLQGVAVERVVQMGAGGAGAAVAHALLAEGVKRLTIFDVDAERARSLADNLNQHFGADRARAGSDLPTAMATADGLVNTTPMGMAKLPGMPVPLELLRAELWVAEIVYFPLETELLRNARALGCRTLDGGTMAVFQAVKAFELFSGVTPDSQRMLEHFQSL; encoded by the coding sequence ATGAGCCAGGCCACCTCCATCACGGTATTGGCCGGCCTGATCGGCGCCGGCATCCAGGCCTCGCGTACCCCCGCCATGCACGAGCGCGAGGGCGATGCCCAGGGGCTGCGCTACCTGTACCGGCTGATCGACCTGGACGTGCTGCAACTGGACGTCAACGCCCTGCCCGAACTGCTGCAGTCCGCCGAGCGCATGGCGTTCACCGGCCTGAACATCACCTTCCCGTGCAAGCAGGCGATCATCCCGCTGCTCGATGAGCTGTCCCCCGAGGCCCGGGGCATCGGTGCGGTGAACACGGTGGTGCTCAAGGATGGCAAGCGGGTCGGCCACAACACCGACTGCCTGGGCTTCGCCGAAGGTTTCCGGCGTGGCCTGCAAGGGGTAGCCGTGGAGCGTGTGGTGCAGATGGGCGCCGGCGGCGCCGGTGCCGCAGTGGCCCACGCCCTGCTCGCCGAAGGCGTGAAACGACTGACGATCTTCGACGTGGACGCCGAGCGGGCCCGCAGCCTGGCGGACAACCTCAACCAGCACTTCGGCGCCGACCGGGCACGGGCTGGCAGCGACCTGCCGACGGCCATGGCGACGGCCGACGGCCTGGTCAACACCACGCCAATGGGCATGGCCAAGCTGCCCGGCATGCCAGTCCCTCTGGAACTGCTGCGGGCCGAACTGTGGGTGGCGGAAATCGTCTACTTCCCGCTGGAAACCGAACTGCTGCGCAACGCCCGCGCCCTGGGCTGCCGCACCCTCGATGGCGGGACCATGGCGGTGTTCCAGGCGGTCAAGGCATTCGAGCTGTTCAGCGGCGTGACGCCGGACTCGCAGCGGATGCTGGAACACTTCCAGAGTCTGTAG
- the aroQ gene encoding type II 3-dehydroquinate dehydratase: MPPIVLVLNGPNLNLLGTREPATYGHETLADLSALCGRTAAELGLTVEFRQTNHEGELLDWIHAARGRCAGIIINPAAWTHTSVAIRDALVASELPVIEVHLSNVHAREPFRHHSFVSGIAKAVMCGFGSHGYRLALDYFSQTLKGAQP; the protein is encoded by the coding sequence ATGCCCCCTATCGTGCTGGTGCTCAACGGCCCCAACCTGAACCTGTTGGGAACCCGCGAACCGGCGACCTACGGCCATGAAACCCTGGCGGACCTTTCCGCGCTGTGCGGACGCACGGCAGCCGAACTGGGCCTGACCGTGGAGTTCCGCCAGACCAATCACGAGGGCGAGTTGCTCGACTGGATCCACGCGGCCCGTGGCCGCTGCGCCGGCATCATCATCAACCCGGCCGCCTGGACCCACACCTCGGTGGCAATCCGCGACGCGCTGGTGGCCAGCGAACTGCCAGTGATCGAAGTCCACCTGTCCAACGTCCATGCCCGCGAGCCGTTTCGCCATCACTCCTTCGTCTCGGGCATCGCCAAGGCGGTGATGTGCGGTTTCGGCAGCCACGGCTACCGCCTGGCGCTCGATTATTTCAGCCAGACGCTCAAGGGAGCGCAGCCATGA
- a CDS encoding RNA polymerase sigma factor, protein MSDADLKGLFLKHASTLRSYLSRRVRDPQLAADLVQESFLRLAEQTRKERIDNSPGYLYRTARNLLVDHVRQEHRRKTDSVPHEALADIEDELAGLEAQAMAEQQRAALREALAELPERTREIFRLNRIEGMTHAEVARHLQISDSSVQKHLSKALAYVMQRLQTPPARPADE, encoded by the coding sequence TTGTCGGACGCGGATCTCAAGGGTCTTTTTCTCAAGCACGCCAGTACGCTTCGCAGCTACCTGTCGCGGCGGGTGCGGGACCCTCAATTGGCAGCCGACCTGGTGCAGGAGAGTTTCCTGCGCCTGGCGGAACAGACGCGCAAGGAGCGCATCGACAACTCTCCGGGTTACCTCTACCGCACGGCGCGCAACCTGCTGGTGGACCATGTCCGCCAGGAGCACCGGCGCAAGACCGATTCGGTGCCGCATGAAGCGTTGGCGGACATAGAGGACGAACTGGCCGGGCTGGAGGCTCAGGCGATGGCAGAACAACAGCGGGCGGCGTTGCGCGAGGCCTTGGCCGAGTTGCCGGAGCGCACCCGGGAAATCTTCCGGTTGAATCGGATCGAGGGCATGACCCATGCCGAGGTGGCCAGGCACCTGCAGATTTCCGACAGCTCGGTGCAAAAACATCTTTCCAAGGCCCTGGCCTATGTCATGCAGCGCCTGCAGACTCCGCCCGCTCGCCCCGCCGACGAATGA
- a CDS encoding FecR family protein — MNSQGPQEQMITEAAADWAVRLHAGELGAQERAELDRWLAEDERHPPALRFAEQTWAALGQLQADDVPPAKPGVRRAEPARASSHPVRRRSRLRVAARAAALALLVGTGWISAPTLLLQMQADYLTARGEVRRVQLPDGSHVELDSASAISVDYDEGERRIRLLAGSAWFDVAPMAGSESRPFVVESAGGRTRALGTKFVVERETSGQAWVGVMEHSVAVTLQSPPLKGHAETVLQEGQSARYDGQDGVVSLGRQDLQRATSWRRGVLVFDRQPLSQVIEQLNRYRPGRVLLTDSTLATREVSGVFRLDMLDAGLQTLTSGLHLRRLDLPGLSLIY, encoded by the coding sequence GTGAATAGCCAGGGTCCTCAGGAGCAGATGATCACCGAGGCCGCCGCCGATTGGGCGGTGCGCCTGCACGCGGGTGAGTTGGGCGCGCAGGAACGGGCCGAGCTGGATCGCTGGCTGGCAGAGGACGAGCGTCATCCGCCGGCCTTGCGTTTTGCCGAGCAGACCTGGGCGGCCCTCGGGCAGTTGCAGGCGGACGACGTGCCGCCCGCCAAACCTGGAGTGCGCCGCGCGGAGCCTGCGCGGGCGTCGAGCCATCCCGTTCGGCGACGCAGCCGCTTGCGTGTTGCCGCCCGTGCCGCGGCGCTGGCGCTGCTGGTCGGCACCGGCTGGATCAGCGCTCCGACCCTTTTGTTGCAGATGCAGGCTGACTATCTGACGGCCAGGGGCGAAGTGCGTCGTGTGCAGTTGCCGGATGGCAGTCACGTCGAGCTGGATTCAGCCAGTGCGATCAGTGTCGACTACGACGAAGGGGAACGGCGTATCCGCCTGTTGGCGGGGTCGGCCTGGTTCGATGTGGCACCGATGGCTGGCAGCGAGTCCCGCCCCTTCGTGGTGGAAAGCGCGGGTGGACGCACGCGAGCCCTGGGAACGAAATTCGTCGTCGAGCGCGAAACGTCCGGCCAGGCCTGGGTCGGCGTGATGGAGCACAGTGTCGCGGTCACGCTGCAGTCGCCGCCGTTGAAGGGGCATGCCGAGACGGTCCTGCAAGAGGGACAGAGTGCCCGCTATGACGGACAGGATGGCGTGGTCAGCCTGGGGCGCCAGGACCTGCAGCGTGCCACCAGTTGGCGGCGTGGCGTGCTGGTGTTCGATCGCCAGCCGCTGTCGCAGGTGATCGAGCAGCTCAACCGTTATCGTCCCGGTCGCGTGCTGTTGACCGACTCGACCCTGGCCACGCGGGAGGTCAGTGGCGTGTTCCGTCTGGACATGCTCGATGCCGGCCTGCAGACCCTCACCTCCGGGCTGCACCTGCGGCGCCTCGACCTGCCGGGCCTCAGCCTGATCTATTGA